DNA from Marinagarivorans cellulosilyticus:
TTTCGAGGCTCAAACTCTCGAAAATTCCCCCAAACCTACAGATTATTTATGCGTATTGGAAGGCGAGCAAACGGTTGTGGACTTCTATTTGGCTCCCAGTGCTATTTAGTGAGTGTGATAGATTTACCGAGCAGGTTTGAGGTTGCCTATAAGCTTGCCGCTCGCTCAATTGGGTTAGATGGCTTGGCGTATTTGCTGCCTTCCGAACTTTTGGGAGTCCTTAGCGAAATCACAGCCAGAATATTGCTTCATGCTAAATAGTGACGATCAATAGTTGTTTAGCGATAAAGAATAGGCACCTGTTTGAGAGCCTATTTAGTCGGAGTGTAAACGACGCGGCTAAATAATAGCCGCGTCATGTTATCAGTCGATTTACAGCGATTGGGCATACCAATCTGATGCCATGTTGCGTATTTACAATTGTACTGGTAAACAACTAGCCGGCTAGCGGGTTGGCAAACAGTAATAGCATGCCTGTTGCTACCGCTAGCATTGGTACTGCATCCAGTAAGCCAGACATTAATAGTGCACGCACTTGTAGCTCGTTCGCTATGTGTGGCTGCCTTGCGGCGCCTTCTAAAAATTTCGCGCCCACTTGACCCACGCCTAAACCAGATCCTATAGCGGCGCCGGCGATTAAAATGGCTGCGCCTAAGGTGCTAGCGGCACCGATTAATTCAAGACTCATATTCTATCCCTCTGTGTTGTGTGAATTGCTGTGCGAGTAAAGTAGGGCTTAGCTTATTGTGTTTTCCAATGTTTGATAATTGCCCAATTATTGATAATACTGTTCTTAAATGTGAACAATGGTGGGTTTTATGAGTCGTTGGGAAGGGATTGAAGAGTTTGTGGCGGTGGTGGATTACGGTACTTTCTCGGCGGCGGCGCGTGCCTTGGGTGTATCCAAAAGCCATATTAGCCAGCAGGTTAGTCGGTTAGAGGGGCGTTTAGGTAGCCGCTTATTGCACCGCACGACTCGCAAAACAAGCCTTACTGAAACAGGGCTTATTTTTTATCGCCAATGCCAGCAGGTAATGGAAGATCTAGAAGCTG
Protein-coding regions in this window:
- the atpE gene encoding F0F1 ATP synthase subunit C; its protein translation is MSLELIGAASTLGAAILIAGAAIGSGLGVGQVGAKFLEGAARQPHIANELQVRALLMSGLLDAVPMLAVATGMLLLFANPLAG